A portion of the Streptomyces erythrochromogenes genome contains these proteins:
- a CDS encoding phytoene desaturase family protein: MPSIFDVVVVGAGPNGLTAAVELARRGFSVAVFEGADTVGGGARTEELTLPGFRHDPCSAVHPLGAGSPVFATMPLKRYGLEWLHAPLPMAHPFDDGTAAVLSRSVAETAASFGPRDAGAYRRLVGPFLGRWDTLARDFMSLPNTALPRDPVTLARFGLAGLPPSTWLLRRFQDERARALFAGLVAHVIAPLGGIGTGAVGLVFALAAHAGGWPMARGGSQSISDALASYLRDLGGSIHTDFEVKRLDDLPPARAYVFDTSPTALARIARLGRAYDGYRYGASVFKIDYALDGPVPWTAEEPRRAGTVQIGPRTRDIDAALQLASGGRAPRTPFLITAQPSLADPGRAPEGKHVFWAYGHVPAGWDGDLTDAVERQLERFAPGFRDLVLARATAGPPQLAARNPNYVGGDIACGAASGLQLLLRPRLSLSPYTTAHPAVFICSSATPPGPGVHGMSGHNAAKAVWRHLRKAS; encoded by the coding sequence GTGCCGTCGATTTTCGATGTGGTCGTGGTGGGGGCGGGTCCCAACGGGCTGACGGCCGCCGTCGAACTGGCCCGGCGCGGCTTCTCGGTGGCCGTCTTCGAAGGCGCCGACACGGTCGGCGGGGGAGCCCGGACCGAGGAGCTCACCCTCCCCGGCTTCCGGCACGACCCCTGCTCGGCGGTGCACCCGCTCGGCGCCGGATCGCCCGTCTTCGCCACGATGCCGCTGAAGCGGTACGGGCTGGAATGGCTGCACGCCCCGCTGCCCATGGCCCACCCCTTCGACGACGGAACGGCCGCCGTCCTCTCGCGCTCGGTCGCGGAGACGGCCGCGTCCTTCGGGCCGCGCGACGCGGGTGCCTACCGGCGCCTGGTCGGACCGTTCCTCGGCCGATGGGACACCCTGGCCCGGGACTTCATGTCCCTGCCGAACACGGCGCTGCCCCGCGACCCGGTGACCCTCGCCCGCTTCGGGCTCGCCGGCCTGCCGCCCTCGACCTGGCTGCTGCGCCGTTTCCAGGACGAACGGGCGCGGGCGCTGTTCGCGGGGCTGGTGGCCCACGTCATCGCACCGCTCGGCGGGATCGGCACCGGCGCCGTCGGCCTGGTCTTCGCCCTCGCCGCCCACGCGGGCGGCTGGCCGATGGCCCGCGGCGGCTCCCAGTCGATCTCCGACGCCCTCGCCTCCTACCTGCGCGACCTCGGCGGGTCGATCCACACGGACTTCGAGGTCAAGCGGCTCGACGACCTCCCACCCGCCCGCGCCTACGTCTTCGACACCTCGCCGACCGCGCTGGCCCGGATCGCCCGGCTGGGGCGCGCGTACGACGGCTACCGGTACGGCGCCTCCGTGTTCAAGATCGACTACGCGCTGGACGGCCCGGTCCCGTGGACGGCCGAGGAGCCGCGCCGCGCCGGAACCGTCCAGATCGGCCCGCGCACGCGCGACATCGACGCCGCCCTGCAGCTGGCCTCGGGCGGCCGGGCCCCCCGCACGCCGTTCCTCATCACGGCGCAGCCCAGCCTGGCCGACCCCGGCAGGGCCCCCGAGGGCAAGCACGTCTTCTGGGCCTACGGGCACGTCCCCGCGGGCTGGGACGGAGACCTCACCGACGCCGTCGAGCGCCAACTGGAGCGCTTCGCACCGGGCTTCCGCGACCTGGTCCTGGCCCGCGCCACCGCCGGCCCGCCCCAGCTCGCCGCCCGCAACCCCAACTACGTCGGCGGCGACATCGCCTGCGGAGCCGCCTCGGGCCTCCAGCTCCTGCTGCGCCCCAGGCTCAGCCTCTCCCCGTACACGACGGCCCACCCGGCGGTCTTCATCTGCTCCTCGGCGACCCCGCCGGGACCGGGCGTCCACGGCATGTCCGGCCACAACGCCGCCAAGGCGGTCTGGCGCCACCTGCGCAAGGCCTCCTGA
- a CDS encoding inositol monophosphatase family protein, giving the protein MIDEFLAQGLPDVEEAVRKAAAIEIMPRFRQLAEHEVVEKSGPHDLVTVADRKAEEHLTASLTCLLPGSAVVGEEAVHADPTVYEALRADAPVWIVDPVDGTRQFVNGDPAFCTLVALAQRGEILASWTFAPALEELATAVRGQGAYVNGQRIHSGSPEPGADLRVAIAHPLYTTDENKRTLARLDVPGVAARPCGSAGLEYLKVARGEMDALAFTWPSAWDHAAGLLLVAEAGGAQSTVDGIPFRVDRDNALPFAVGRDEATTVRIRALLRGA; this is encoded by the coding sequence ATGATCGATGAGTTCCTGGCCCAGGGCCTGCCCGATGTGGAAGAGGCCGTCCGCAAGGCGGCGGCGATCGAGATCATGCCGAGGTTCCGGCAGCTCGCCGAGCACGAGGTCGTCGAGAAGAGCGGCCCGCACGACCTGGTGACCGTCGCCGACCGCAAGGCCGAGGAACACCTCACGGCCTCGCTGACGTGCCTGCTGCCCGGCTCTGCCGTGGTCGGCGAGGAAGCCGTCCACGCCGACCCCACCGTCTACGAGGCGCTGCGCGCGGACGCCCCGGTGTGGATCGTCGACCCCGTCGACGGAACCCGCCAGTTCGTGAACGGCGACCCGGCCTTCTGCACCCTGGTCGCACTGGCGCAGCGCGGGGAGATCCTCGCCTCCTGGACCTTCGCCCCCGCCCTGGAGGAGCTCGCGACCGCCGTGCGCGGGCAGGGCGCGTACGTCAACGGGCAGCGGATCCACAGCGGTTCTCCCGAACCCGGGGCCGACCTGCGGGTCGCCATCGCCCACCCGCTCTACACCACCGACGAGAACAAGCGCACCCTGGCCCGGCTGGACGTGCCCGGAGTCGCGGCCAGGCCCTGCGGCTCGGCCGGCCTGGAGTACCTGAAGGTGGCCCGCGGAGAGATGGACGCCCTCGCCTTCACCTGGCCCTCGGCCTGGGACCACGCCGCCGGGCTGCTGCTGGTCGCCGAGGCCGGCGGCGCACAGAGCACCGTCGACGGGATCCCCTTCCGGGTGGACCGCGACAACGCCCTGCCGTTCGCCGTCGGGCGGGACGAGGCCACCACCGTACGGATCCGGGCACTCCTCCGGGGAGCGTAG
- a CDS encoding TIGR03842 family LLM class F420-dependent oxidoreductase, producing the protein MDFGLVLQTDPPASQVISLMKRAERNGFRYGWTFDSAVLWQEPFVIYSQILANTQKLHVGPMVTNPGTRTWEVTASTFATLNDMYGNRTVCGIGRGDSAMRVAGRAPNTLARLGEAIDVIRDLAEGREASVDGNPIRIPWIKDGKLPVWMAAYGPKALALAGQKADGFILQLADLYLTEWMIKAVRQAAVEDGRDPSAITICVAAPAYVGEDLAHARDQCRWFGGMVGNHVADLVSRYGEHSSMVPDELTEYVKARQGYDYSHHGRAGNPSTDFVPDEIVDRFCLLGPAEAHIEKLRALRDLGVDQFAVYDMHDAKESTIDAYGTQIIPALNA; encoded by the coding sequence ATGGACTTCGGCCTCGTCCTGCAGACCGACCCGCCCGCCTCCCAGGTCATCAGCCTCATGAAGCGCGCCGAGCGCAACGGCTTCCGCTACGGCTGGACCTTCGACTCCGCCGTGCTGTGGCAGGAGCCGTTCGTCATCTACAGCCAGATCCTGGCCAACACCCAGAAGCTGCACGTCGGCCCGATGGTGACCAACCCGGGCACCCGCACCTGGGAGGTCACCGCCTCCACCTTCGCCACCCTCAACGACATGTACGGCAACCGCACCGTCTGCGGGATCGGCCGCGGCGACTCCGCGATGCGCGTCGCCGGCCGGGCCCCCAACACCCTGGCCCGCCTGGGCGAGGCCATCGACGTCATCCGCGACCTGGCCGAGGGCCGCGAGGCGTCGGTCGACGGCAACCCGATCCGCATCCCCTGGATCAAGGACGGGAAGCTGCCCGTCTGGATGGCGGCGTACGGGCCCAAGGCCCTTGCGCTCGCCGGACAGAAGGCGGACGGCTTCATCCTCCAGCTCGCCGACCTCTACCTCACCGAATGGATGATCAAGGCGGTCCGCCAGGCTGCGGTGGAGGACGGCCGGGATCCCTCGGCGATCACGATCTGCGTGGCGGCGCCCGCGTACGTGGGCGAGGACCTGGCCCACGCCCGCGACCAGTGCCGCTGGTTCGGCGGAATGGTCGGCAACCACGTCGCCGACCTGGTCTCCCGCTACGGCGAGCACTCCTCGATGGTCCCCGACGAACTCACCGAGTACGTCAAGGCCCGCCAGGGCTACGACTACAGCCACCACGGCCGCGCCGGGAACCCGTCCACCGACTTCGTCCCCGACGAGATCGTCGACCGCTTCTGCCTCCTGGGCCCCGCCGAGGCCCACATCGAGAAGCTGCGGGCCCTGCGCGACCTGGGCGTGGACCAGTTCGCGGTCTACGACATGCACGACGCGAAGGAGTCCACGATCGACGCCTACGGCACGCAGATCATCCCCGCCCTGAACGCCTGA